The Paenibacillus mucilaginosus 3016 genome includes the window GGAGCGGCCTGATCAAAGGCTGCAGCTTTGGATTTCGTATCGTTGATCAGGAGTGGGAGCAGCGGGATGACGACTGGTTTCGAACCATCAAAAAAGTGGAGCTTCAGGAAATCACCCTTACGCCTATTCCGGCGTACTCGTCCACTACCGCGGAAGTACGGAGCTTGGATCGTCAAGGCCAGCACAAAACTGCCTTGGAAGTACCGGATTCGCAGCGATTCTCGGTGCCAAAAGGCTTATCTGAGGAGCAAATTCGGGCCCTAAAACGCAAAAATGAGGCCCTTTTGCTTGATATTGAGACCACTTTAAGGTATGGGAGGGCATAAAATGCCAGGAGAAACAACGATTTTTCAACTCAAGGAAACCTTGAACGACATGGGAACGGAGCTTCGTTCCATCACCAATAAAATTGATGAGGCCCTGACGAATCCGGCGGCGCGAGTGGAAGAAATTGAACAGATGGAGGTCCGCCAAAGAGAGCTCAAGAAACGCTTTGATGCCATTAAAGCACGGATCGAAGAAAGGGAGCAGGAAAGCCAGCGAAACCTCGAGCAGCAGAAGCGCGCAAACCCGGTTTTACATGCGGATACGGACGAAAAGCGCATGATTGCGGCCAAAGCGGAGCTCATCCGGGCAGAAATTCTAAGAGGGCAGGTATCCGATGAGTCCCGTAACCTGCTGGGAGCGATCAAGCAGCCTACAGCAACCGGCGGAGAAAAGTTCCTGCCGACGAACATGAGCAACCAGCTGATCACGGAACCCCTAGCTAAAAATCCTCTTCGCAGCATGAGCCCTACTACAAAAATCAAGGGTTTGGAGGTCCCTAAAATCGCATATGAGCTGGATGATGACGGCTTTATTGGCGATGAGGAAACCGCGAAGGAAATCGAGTTGACCGGTGACAAGGTTGCGTTCGGACGTCACAAGTACAAGGTCAAGGCACGGATCTCGGACACTGTTCTTCATGGATCCGACGTGGAACTCACAACCTACGTAGAGAACGCACTGCGGTCCGGCCTTGCAGCGAAGGAAAAGAAAGTGGCACTAGCTACCACCCCGAAGGCGGGGGAGGAGCATATGAGCTTCTACTCTACGCAAAATGCGATTAAGCAGGTACCAGGCGCGGATAAGTACAAGGCGATTAAAGCAGCGATTGCGGATCTCCATGAGGATTACCGGGAGAACGCTAAGGTACTCATGAAGTACTCTGATTATCTGGACATTGTGGAGACGCTGGCTAACGGCAACGCAACGCTGTATAGTGCACCACCAGAGCAGGTTCTTGGAAAGCCGGTTGAGTTTAGTGATGATGCCACGATGCCGATTGTTGGCGACTTCTCCTATGCCCAGCTGAACTATGACGGAGATCCCGTTTACGACACAGACAAAAATGTGGACAAAGGCGAGTACCTCTTTGTTCTGACCGGCTGGCTGGACCACCAAATCCTGCTGAAATCGGCCTTTCGGATTGCCAAGGTAGTTGCAACTCCATAGAAAAGGGTGATGCTCTATGCTGAGCCTGGACCTTGATGAACTGAAAACGTACCTGCGGGTAGATGGGAGCGAGAACGATGGATTTCTCGCTCTTTTGGTTCACTCGGCCAAGGAATACCTGAAGGATG containing:
- a CDS encoding phage major capsid protein, whose amino-acid sequence is MPGETTIFQLKETLNDMGTELRSITNKIDEALTNPAARVEEIEQMEVRQRELKKRFDAIKARIEEREQESQRNLEQQKRANPVLHADTDEKRMIAAKAELIRAEILRGQVSDESRNLLGAIKQPTATGGEKFLPTNMSNQLITEPLAKNPLRSMSPTTKIKGLEVPKIAYELDDDGFIGDEETAKEIELTGDKVAFGRHKYKVKARISDTVLHGSDVELTTYVENALRSGLAAKEKKVALATTPKAGEEHMSFYSTQNAIKQVPGADKYKAIKAAIADLHEDYRENAKVLMKYSDYLDIVETLANGNATLYSAPPEQVLGKPVEFSDDATMPIVGDFSYAQLNYDGDPVYDTDKNVDKGEYLFVLTGWLDHQILLKSAFRIAKVVATP